The following proteins come from a genomic window of Alkalinema sp. FACHB-956:
- a CDS encoding thioredoxin family protein, with translation MTSTPSETNTGSKLRNIIVAIVAIVLSTLVALGLRSNTTPASLDGMAKTAISYEVALSNHKPTLVEFYANWCTSCQAMAGDLQALKTEYGDRVNFVMLNVDNDKWLPEIVHYKVDGIPHFVYLSDQGDAVAEAIGEQPKGVMEANLVALSEGQPLPYLQAGIGQTSDYKPPAAATKSTQDDPRSHGAQVKNS, from the coding sequence ATGACTAGTACACCCTCTGAAACCAACACCGGGAGCAAACTACGCAATATTATAGTTGCGATCGTAGCGATCGTCCTCTCGACCCTGGTCGCTCTGGGATTACGATCGAATACCACCCCAGCTTCCCTCGATGGCATGGCCAAAACCGCAATTTCCTACGAAGTTGCCTTGAGTAATCACAAACCAACGCTGGTGGAATTCTATGCCAATTGGTGCACAAGTTGTCAGGCCATGGCCGGGGATTTGCAAGCATTAAAAACGGAATACGGCGATCGCGTCAACTTTGTCATGCTGAACGTAGATAACGACAAGTGGCTGCCGGAAATCGTTCACTATAAAGTCGATGGCATTCCCCATTTTGTTTACCTCAGTGATCAAGGGGATGCCGTTGCTGAGGCGATCGGCGAGCAACCCAAGGGTGTGATGGAAGCTAACCTCGTCGCATTATCAGAAGGTCAGCCGCTGCCCTACCTGCAAGCTGGCATTGGTCAGACTAGTGACTATAAACCACCCGCTGCGGCTACAAAATCGACTCAGGACGATCCCCGCAGCCACGGCGCACAGGTCAAAAATTCCTAG
- a CDS encoding NIL domain-containing protein, with product MKKRVTLTFPRRYVQMPVTYRLAKDFNVAANIIRAQVAPNQVGKLVVELSGDIDALDAAIDWMRTQEITVSFASKEITIDEDACVHCGLCTGVCPTEALTLDSQTYLLTFTRSRCIVCEQCIPTCPVQAISTNF from the coding sequence GTGAAAAAACGAGTCACCCTTACGTTCCCTCGTCGTTATGTTCAGATGCCAGTTACCTATCGTCTGGCGAAGGATTTCAACGTTGCCGCTAATATTATTCGGGCGCAGGTGGCTCCGAACCAGGTGGGCAAGTTGGTCGTGGAGCTATCTGGAGATATTGATGCCCTGGATGCCGCGATCGACTGGATGCGCACACAGGAGATTACCGTTTCCTTTGCGAGCAAGGAAATCACGATCGATGAGGATGCCTGTGTTCACTGTGGTTTGTGTACGGGGGTGTGTCCGACCGAAGCGTTAACGTTAGATTCACAAACCTATTTGTTAACCTTTACGCGATCGCGTTGTATTGTCTGTGAACAATGTATTCCGACCTGTCCCGTTCAAGCAATTTCCACTAACTTCTAA
- a CDS encoding DUF6816 family protein, which translates to MKHIVIGVLIVIASLGWVDRALAESLSDRVVTFPQWQHLPTVQAPDREIAFPQWIAGTWHVKSTLVDLAAPLAPDIVTPGFEGNRASLNQPIEFDVRFVEQSVIKTTGPIPSTANQIVVDRAFNGLNIARAYLGDNFVKSVTVNPKSPNEQRTLLQGDRDLISRITGRNTEQPNSEEFITTELFQQIFRGSSSPYLNQVETTTDYRLQPSAAIPETPTIVADQFTAIYLSPQDPQYFRARETPVALYRYRLELFPVTAK; encoded by the coding sequence ATGAAGCACATTGTGATTGGAGTCCTGATTGTGATAGCTAGCTTGGGCTGGGTCGATCGTGCGTTGGCGGAAAGCTTGAGCGATCGGGTGGTAACCTTTCCCCAATGGCAGCACTTGCCCACCGTTCAAGCCCCCGATCGGGAAATTGCCTTTCCCCAGTGGATCGCTGGAACGTGGCATGTCAAAAGTACGCTGGTGGACTTAGCTGCGCCCCTCGCGCCGGACATTGTGACGCCGGGGTTTGAAGGGAACCGGGCGTCGCTCAATCAACCGATCGAATTTGATGTGCGGTTTGTTGAGCAATCAGTGATCAAGACAACCGGCCCAATTCCATCAACGGCAAATCAAATTGTGGTCGATCGGGCCTTTAATGGATTAAATATTGCTCGGGCTTATCTGGGAGATAACTTTGTGAAATCAGTGACGGTCAACCCCAAATCTCCCAATGAACAACGCACGCTGTTACAGGGCGATCGGGACTTAATTTCCCGCATCACGGGCCGCAATACCGAGCAACCCAATTCTGAAGAATTCATTACGACAGAACTCTTTCAGCAAATTTTTCGCGGTAGTTCCTCTCCCTACCTCAATCAAGTGGAAACCACCACAGACTATCGCCTTCAGCCTTCAGCCGCGATCCCAGAGACTCCAACGATCGTGGCGGATCAGTTTACAGCGATTTATCTCTCTCCCCAGGATCCCCAATATTTTCGTGCTCGGGAAACCCCCGTTGCCCTCTATCGCTACCGCCTCGAATTATTCCCAGTGACGGCAAAATAG